The following are from one region of the Corynebacterium hindlerae genome:
- a CDS encoding CoA-acylating methylmalonate-semialdehyde dehydrogenase: MTYTIPHFIGGKKVEGNTANTDDVMNPSTGQVQGQVPLASTEEVNDVIANAAQAQQGWAKTNPQKRIRVIMKWIALINENIDEIARTLSLEHGKTFDDAKGDIIRGTDVLEFSLGAPHLLKGEYTTSAGTGIDVYSMRQPLGVVAGITPFNFPAMIPLWKAGPALACGNAFVLKPSERDPSVPVRLAELFIEAGGPAGVFNVVHGDKTAVDAILDFDVIKAVGFVGSTPIAQYIYERCAATGKRAQCFGGAKNHALILPDADMDQVVDAIVGAAYGSAGERCMAISVAVPVGEETANTLRKKLEERIPSLRVGHSLDPKADYGPVVAQSALDRIKSLIDEGEKAGADLVIDGRSKGATDSDFEGDSLEGGYFIAPTLFDHVTPDMSIYTEEIFGPVLSIVRAESFEEAIKLPNEHVYGNGVAIFTRNGAAAREFAERVQVGMVGINVPIPVPIAYHTFGGWKASGFGDLNQHGPDSFRFYTKTKTVTSRWPSGAATGADFSMPQMD; this comes from the coding sequence ATGACGTACACAATCCCACACTTCATCGGCGGCAAGAAGGTAGAAGGCAACACCGCGAACACCGATGACGTGATGAACCCATCCACTGGCCAGGTGCAGGGCCAGGTCCCGCTGGCTTCCACCGAGGAAGTCAATGACGTGATCGCTAATGCTGCTCAGGCGCAGCAGGGTTGGGCGAAGACGAACCCACAAAAGCGCATCCGCGTCATTATGAAGTGGATTGCACTGATCAACGAGAACATTGATGAGATCGCTCGTACTCTTTCTCTCGAGCACGGCAAGACCTTCGACGACGCCAAGGGCGACATCATCCGCGGCACGGACGTGCTCGAGTTTTCCCTCGGCGCACCACACCTGCTCAAGGGCGAGTACACCACCTCCGCAGGCACTGGCATTGACGTCTACTCCATGCGCCAGCCACTGGGTGTGGTCGCTGGTATCACCCCGTTCAACTTCCCGGCGATGATCCCGCTGTGGAAAGCCGGGCCAGCGCTGGCTTGCGGCAACGCCTTCGTCCTCAAGCCATCGGAGCGCGACCCATCTGTTCCGGTTCGCCTGGCGGAGCTGTTCATCGAGGCCGGTGGCCCAGCCGGTGTGTTCAACGTGGTCCACGGTGATAAGACTGCGGTAGACGCGATCCTGGACTTCGATGTCATCAAGGCAGTCGGCTTCGTGGGCTCCACCCCGATCGCGCAGTACATCTACGAGCGCTGCGCTGCCACCGGCAAGCGCGCCCAGTGCTTCGGTGGTGCGAAGAACCACGCCCTGATCCTCCCGGATGCTGACATGGACCAGGTCGTTGACGCCATTGTCGGTGCCGCCTACGGCTCCGCTGGTGAGCGTTGCATGGCTATCTCCGTGGCTGTGCCAGTGGGCGAGGAGACCGCCAACACGCTGCGCAAGAAGCTCGAGGAGCGCATCCCATCCCTCAGGGTGGGGCACTCCCTGGACCCGAAGGCCGACTATGGCCCGGTGGTGGCGCAGTCTGCACTCGATCGCATTAAGTCCCTCATCGACGAAGGGGAAAAAGCCGGCGCTGATCTGGTGATCGACGGCCGTAGCAAAGGCGCCACGGACTCCGACTTCGAGGGCGACTCCCTGGAAGGTGGCTACTTCATCGCCCCGACCCTTTTCGACCACGTCACCCCGGACATGAGCATCTACACCGAGGAAATCTTCGGCCCGGTCCTGAGCATTGTGCGCGCCGAGTCTTTCGAAGAAGCCATCAAGCTCCCTAACGAGCACGTCTACGGCAACGGTGTAGCGATCTTCACCCGCAACGGGGCCGCTGCCCGCGAGTTCGCTGAGCGCGTGCAGGTCGGCATGGTGGGCATCAACGTTCCAATCCCAGTGCCGATCGCGTACCACACCTTCGGCGGTTGGAAGGCCTCCGGCTTCGGCGACCTGAACCAGCATGGCCCGGACTCCTTCCGCTTCTACACCAAGACCAAGACCGTCACCTCCCGCTGGCCGTCCGGTGCTGCCACCGGCGCTGACTTCTCGATGCCACAGATGGACTAG
- a CDS encoding sugar transferase, whose protein sequence is MRTQPHELVLTPVIADSFPLQQTHVHPPRTESATYLVIKRVFDASFAFSAIIILSPLLAVIALLIKLQDGGPVLFTQLRVGHNQKPIRMYKFRTMRTDAEKMLPHLMEVTAGSEERAGNNVLFKLKDDPRVTKLGTFLRQYSLDELPQLFNVLQGNMSLIGPRPPLPREVENFDQRALHKFDVKPGITGLWQTMGRSNLPWEEAIALDLHYVEHRSIAMDTKIFFRTFKVVLSREGAY, encoded by the coding sequence ATGCGCACCCAGCCCCACGAACTTGTACTCACCCCCGTCATCGCCGACTCTTTTCCGCTCCAGCAGACACATGTTCACCCGCCTCGAACGGAAAGCGCTACCTACCTTGTCATCAAGCGAGTCTTTGACGCCAGCTTTGCATTCAGCGCTATCATCATACTTTCTCCGCTACTGGCTGTTATTGCACTCTTGATCAAGCTGCAAGACGGTGGGCCAGTATTGTTCACCCAGCTCCGTGTCGGTCACAACCAAAAGCCGATTAGGATGTACAAGTTCCGCACCATGCGCACCGATGCCGAAAAGATGCTCCCCCATCTCATGGAGGTCACTGCTGGTTCAGAGGAACGAGCCGGAAACAATGTGCTTTTTAAACTGAAGGACGACCCCCGTGTCACGAAACTCGGGACGTTCCTTCGCCAGTACAGCCTCGATGAGCTTCCACAGCTTTTCAACGTGTTGCAGGGCAACATGTCTCTGATCGGGCCACGACCTCCACTGCCACGTGAAGTAGAAAACTTTGACCAGCGCGCCCTGCACAAATTCGATGTCAAACCAGGAATCACGGGACTGTGGCAAACGATGGGGCGTTCCAATCTCCCTTGGGAGGAAGCCATTGCCTTAGACCTGCATTACGTCGAGCACCGCAGTATAGCTATGGATACCAAGATCTTTTTCCGCACCTTCAAGGTCGTTCTATCCCGTGAGGGCGCCTACTAG
- a CDS encoding WecB/TagA/CpsF family glycosyltransferase produces the protein MTTKTAFPDVVDSFAREIARPGTVVTWLNHWSVFRTDREELALMSAIGIDGTLLQLLLMRNGLGIGRTSADLVLPVLFDDILQPGSRIAVIGAEPGIARAAAQRITAHKAIGFDGFGELAELRRDPHKLHEFRPDVIVLGLGAGLQDTVALEMHRLFPEAIVCTAGGWVSQLASKQQYFPPIIHKLRLGWAWRIAHEPRRLIRRYTIDAVDFVKRRKDVVGYFKRLPHRVTATGFQR, from the coding sequence ATGACAACCAAAACAGCTTTTCCTGATGTAGTGGACTCGTTCGCGCGGGAAATCGCCCGTCCCGGCACGGTGGTCACCTGGCTTAACCACTGGTCAGTTTTTCGCACTGACCGGGAGGAACTCGCTCTCATGAGCGCGATTGGAATTGACGGTACCCTATTACAACTGCTCCTCATGAGGAACGGCTTAGGGATTGGTCGTACCTCCGCCGACCTGGTATTGCCAGTGCTTTTCGACGACATCTTGCAGCCAGGTTCCCGGATCGCCGTTATTGGCGCAGAACCAGGCATCGCGCGTGCAGCCGCCCAGCGGATCACCGCGCATAAGGCAATTGGTTTTGATGGTTTTGGTGAGCTTGCAGAGCTGCGTCGCGACCCACATAAGCTCCACGAGTTTCGCCCGGATGTCATCGTGCTGGGATTAGGCGCTGGCCTGCAAGATACCGTCGCATTAGAAATGCATCGACTGTTTCCGGAAGCCATCGTCTGTACCGCAGGAGGCTGGGTAAGCCAGCTAGCCAGCAAACAGCAATACTTCCCGCCGATTATCCACAAACTACGACTAGGGTGGGCCTGGCGCATCGCTCATGAACCTCGCAGGCTAATCCGGAGGTACACCATTGACGCAGTCGACTTTGTCAAGCGACGAAAAGACGTAGTCGGGTACTTCAAACGACTACCACATCGTGTGACCGCTACCGGTTTCCAACGCTAA
- a CDS encoding fibrinogen-like YCDxxxxGGGW domain-containing protein produces MQRLRRVSALVAGILLSVTSLGVPPVAQSADVVAGSVVRDGTTSATAAASCWEIKQQAPQSKDGVYWLYTPQMSAPAQFFCDQTSAGGGWVLIGKGREGWDRYPDGQRTPADLLTRNRTPEDFPVAQLAAEKIDGLLAGTAVNQLPEGIRIVRSADSAGTQFRAMNLIPERMTTWSWSLASDHAPLFRYEDFGQWFKAASMDERFGIDSMWRSLDLTESNQREYQLGFAYGPFAWGGSKDPGDFLWSATGNMPVPYTEVYIRPRVSASDPRFERIADSGLDSSHQRPIASNFASPTTWGVTGNLNGRTTEGNAPVQAFAEIGDTMFVAGNFTQAEERRSSTVMPRTGIAAFDKTTGELRPEFNVTLDNQAKALVAMPNGKLLIGGDFRTANGQPHSGTVLVDPATGAIDETWNLQIINRLSGGMVSVKSLALGGDKIYVGGNFTHFTTGHNHFVYGRAAGRVNLNGTPDRSWNPEFNGTVLDIDTDESASTVYVAGYFTTSGKTTVKKAAAISAAPGAAVDSKLNFQGSFFHEPQTYQQAVDHSGGLVFFGGAQHALFGYDPETLQRVSGSVTKTRGGDFQAIASDGSVTYAGCHCSQNTYENAYSWPTLSNEWTRSDNIQWFGAWDAATGKQLGQFSPYKLKSKNAGAWALFVASDGAVWAGGDFTGSFTTLNSSQWNGGFVRFPAKDVQPPAAPTQLSTSGTTADSVNLSWEPVADAENYQVLRDDRVIATVNAPRARVPHGGENRFFVRAVDKAGNFSMTTPVAHAPSPQEAENNPSVLIGAGESWQYSYNQGPVEAGWNLPAADRSSWAEGVAPLGYGGKLLTTQITPPANGRPITTWFAKDFEVTDPKSFTTATLEVVADDGAVVYLNGREVSRIRMGSGAVTPDTRANGAVPLGAAHAERHSLSIPSSWLSAGTNTIGVETHLNYRGSASMSFDGSLHISDFTPAVDSPTQPDLPTLTNEEELIGAGSQWQYWSQDEEPETHWHTAGQLTDWQQGSAPLGWGETSLATSIELTGTKRPITTYFAHDLRIDKETLPADAVIEFRVRADDGALVRVNGMEVGRLRLDDGEINHFTYANRAVHTETAAAEPLVIQIPVASLHDGANRIGVETHVNYRATPNVTFDMTAKVIKP; encoded by the coding sequence ATGCAACGACTTCGTCGAGTCAGCGCACTCGTCGCAGGCATCCTACTCAGTGTGACCAGTCTCGGGGTTCCTCCCGTAGCACAGTCCGCTGATGTGGTTGCGGGTTCTGTCGTCCGAGACGGTACGACGTCAGCAACAGCAGCAGCATCCTGTTGGGAAATTAAACAACAAGCTCCCCAGAGTAAAGACGGTGTTTACTGGCTCTACACCCCGCAAATGTCGGCCCCTGCACAATTCTTTTGTGATCAAACCAGTGCAGGTGGCGGCTGGGTTCTCATTGGTAAGGGGCGGGAAGGATGGGATCGTTATCCGGACGGCCAGCGCACTCCTGCGGACCTATTGACGCGCAACCGCACGCCAGAAGACTTCCCAGTCGCGCAGCTAGCTGCGGAAAAGATTGACGGATTGCTCGCTGGCACTGCGGTGAATCAGTTGCCGGAAGGCATCCGCATCGTGCGATCCGCTGACAGTGCCGGCACCCAGTTCCGGGCAATGAACCTCATTCCGGAGCGAATGACAACATGGTCGTGGAGCTTGGCATCAGACCACGCACCACTGTTCCGGTACGAAGATTTCGGTCAATGGTTCAAAGCAGCATCCATGGACGAGCGCTTTGGCATTGACTCCATGTGGCGATCGCTCGATTTGACAGAAAGCAATCAGCGGGAATACCAGCTCGGCTTCGCCTATGGTCCTTTCGCATGGGGAGGTAGCAAAGATCCGGGAGACTTCTTGTGGAGTGCGACTGGCAACATGCCTGTGCCCTACACGGAGGTCTATATTCGGCCTCGAGTTTCTGCCAGCGACCCGCGTTTTGAGCGCATCGCTGATTCAGGTCTGGACTCCTCTCATCAGCGCCCAATAGCGTCGAACTTCGCTTCTCCCACCACCTGGGGAGTGACGGGGAACCTCAATGGTCGCACCACCGAAGGTAATGCGCCCGTCCAGGCATTCGCGGAAATCGGCGATACCATGTTTGTCGCTGGTAACTTCACTCAGGCCGAAGAGCGTCGGAGTAGCACTGTGATGCCGCGTACCGGCATCGCAGCTTTTGACAAAACCACCGGCGAACTACGCCCAGAGTTTAACGTCACTTTGGATAACCAGGCCAAAGCGCTTGTGGCAATGCCCAACGGGAAATTGCTCATCGGTGGAGATTTTCGCACCGCTAATGGCCAGCCCCACTCCGGCACTGTGCTGGTTGATCCCGCTACCGGCGCCATCGATGAGACTTGGAACCTGCAGATTATCAACCGACTATCCGGTGGCATGGTGAGTGTTAAATCCCTGGCCTTAGGCGGAGACAAGATCTACGTAGGCGGAAACTTCACGCACTTCACCACGGGCCACAACCACTTCGTATATGGCCGAGCTGCGGGGCGCGTGAATCTTAACGGCACCCCAGATCGGAGTTGGAATCCCGAATTTAATGGAACGGTACTGGATATCGATACCGATGAATCTGCTTCCACTGTGTATGTTGCGGGGTACTTCACTACTTCCGGCAAGACGACAGTAAAGAAAGCCGCAGCGATCTCCGCGGCGCCTGGTGCAGCAGTCGATTCCAAATTAAACTTCCAGGGCAGTTTTTTCCACGAACCGCAAACCTATCAACAAGCAGTGGACCACTCCGGTGGTTTGGTGTTCTTTGGTGGCGCGCAGCATGCGCTCTTTGGCTATGACCCAGAGACTTTGCAGCGAGTATCAGGGTCCGTGACCAAAACCCGAGGCGGGGATTTTCAAGCAATAGCCTCCGATGGCTCTGTCACGTACGCAGGTTGCCATTGCTCGCAAAACACCTATGAAAATGCCTATTCGTGGCCTACATTGAGTAACGAATGGACGCGTTCGGACAACATCCAGTGGTTCGGAGCATGGGATGCTGCTACTGGAAAGCAGCTTGGTCAGTTCTCTCCGTACAAGCTCAAATCGAAAAATGCGGGCGCATGGGCACTGTTTGTCGCTTCTGACGGTGCGGTGTGGGCAGGTGGAGACTTCACTGGTTCGTTTACCACGCTTAATTCCTCGCAATGGAATGGGGGATTTGTTCGTTTTCCAGCCAAGGACGTCCAGCCCCCTGCAGCGCCAACGCAGCTGTCCACTTCGGGTACAACGGCTGACTCAGTGAACTTGAGTTGGGAGCCTGTTGCAGATGCGGAAAACTACCAGGTGCTGCGTGATGATCGGGTAATCGCAACAGTTAATGCGCCGCGTGCCCGGGTCCCGCATGGCGGAGAGAATCGATTCTTTGTACGGGCCGTCGATAAGGCTGGCAATTTCTCAATGACAACGCCGGTGGCGCACGCCCCGAGCCCGCAGGAAGCGGAAAACAACCCAAGCGTTCTCATCGGAGCAGGGGAATCGTGGCAGTACTCCTATAACCAAGGCCCTGTCGAAGCTGGTTGGAACCTGCCAGCGGCTGATCGTAGTTCGTGGGCGGAAGGCGTCGCGCCACTTGGATATGGTGGCAAGTTGCTGACAACCCAAATCACCCCACCGGCAAATGGGCGACCGATTACTACGTGGTTTGCCAAGGACTTTGAGGTGACTGATCCGAAGAGCTTCACGACGGCCACGTTGGAAGTTGTGGCAGATGATGGCGCCGTGGTCTACCTCAACGGCCGTGAAGTCAGCCGAATTCGAATGGGATCCGGCGCCGTCACTCCCGATACCCGCGCCAACGGTGCTGTACCCCTGGGAGCTGCGCACGCGGAGCGGCACTCGCTGAGCATTCCGTCATCTTGGCTTAGCGCCGGAACTAACACCATTGGAGTGGAAACGCACCTAAATTATCGAGGTAGTGCGTCGATGAGCTTTGACGGGTCGTTGCACATTAGCGACTTCACACCGGCCGTCGACTCGCCCACGCAACCTGACCTTCCAACGCTCACCAACGAAGAGGAGCTGATCGGGGCTGGCAGCCAATGGCAGTACTGGTCCCAAGATGAGGAACCAGAGACACACTGGCACACCGCAGGTCAATTGACCGACTGGCAGCAAGGATCGGCGCCCCTTGGTTGGGGAGAAACATCCCTGGCGACGTCGATTGAGTTAACCGGAACCAAACGTCCGATTACCACGTACTTCGCGCATGACTTGAGGATCGATAAGGAAACGTTGCCCGCGGACGCCGTGATTGAGTTCCGGGTCCGGGCTGACGATGGAGCGTTGGTGCGAGTCAACGGAATGGAAGTCGGGCGGTTGCGGCTTGATGACGGGGAGATAAACCACTTCACCTACGCCAACCGTGCAGTTCACACTGAGACTGCCGCCGCAGAGCCCCTCGTAATCCAAATCCCCGTGGCGTCGCTCCATGATGGCGCCAACCGAATCGGGGTGGAAACACACGTCAATTACCGCGCCACACCGAATGTGACCTTCGACATGACAGCAAAGGTGATTAAACCATGA
- a CDS encoding flippase, giving the protein MVASHQAQRKELARGGSLSFVGSAFSAGMGFVLTVIVSRLMGAEGAGLFFQVTGIFAMVLAFAKFGMDSTSIYLIPRVKVDDAPKVFSAAVACVGTALGVSVLLTAVMEVLSPFIWAEENGVLRDAVRAVMLLVPFGAVMLTVTAILRSLGSVREYVLISNIALPLLRPIFVVIAILGAGSIAVVSVAWAVPFVLLSVVAGGLVMQHIKVLEGAVLGPRLPSWQRWFEVWRFATPRTVSAGLEQALAWLPVLMIGWLLSDQAAGVYGGAARFIQAGLLVDAALRVVVSPKFSALLHRKQNEQVCELYTTASIWLVLLASPAYVLLGIFSPVFLGLFGEEFVPGALSLSILALGMAVTFMAGNIHSLLIMSGRSGWAAANKAIVLVICVVGNLVLIPAFGLPGAALVWMVCQVLDALLAAVEVRVFLGISMQPLEVLRPLAVVLAAFGLPACAVLVLWGNTLMSLCVTGGGGVVVFFVLCWKLREELQLDGLLATLHAQQNR; this is encoded by the coding sequence ATGGTGGCTAGTCACCAAGCCCAACGCAAGGAGTTAGCTCGCGGTGGATCGCTGAGTTTTGTTGGCTCAGCGTTTAGCGCGGGCATGGGTTTCGTACTCACCGTGATCGTATCCCGCTTGATGGGGGCGGAGGGCGCCGGTCTGTTCTTCCAGGTCACAGGTATCTTCGCTATGGTGTTGGCCTTCGCAAAATTTGGAATGGACTCTACCTCCATCTACCTGATTCCTCGTGTAAAGGTAGACGACGCTCCTAAAGTGTTTTCGGCAGCTGTAGCCTGCGTTGGTACGGCGCTGGGGGTGAGCGTGCTGCTCACCGCAGTGATGGAAGTGCTGTCCCCCTTCATCTGGGCCGAGGAAAATGGCGTACTGCGCGATGCCGTGCGGGCGGTGATGCTGCTGGTTCCTTTTGGGGCTGTCATGCTCACAGTGACGGCGATCTTGCGATCCCTTGGCTCTGTGCGGGAGTACGTTCTGATTTCTAACATCGCGCTTCCGCTGCTGCGCCCCATCTTTGTCGTCATTGCAATCCTAGGTGCGGGCTCAATCGCTGTGGTCTCGGTGGCGTGGGCGGTGCCGTTTGTCCTGCTTTCTGTTGTTGCTGGAGGCCTGGTCATGCAGCACATTAAGGTGCTGGAGGGTGCGGTGTTGGGGCCTCGGTTGCCATCCTGGCAGCGATGGTTCGAAGTGTGGCGTTTTGCTACCCCGCGTACTGTCTCGGCTGGTTTGGAGCAAGCGCTGGCTTGGCTTCCTGTCCTCATGATCGGTTGGCTGCTGAGTGACCAAGCTGCAGGTGTTTATGGTGGTGCAGCGCGGTTTATTCAGGCAGGGCTGCTTGTCGACGCCGCATTGCGTGTTGTAGTTTCCCCGAAGTTTTCGGCGCTGCTGCATCGGAAACAAAATGAGCAGGTATGTGAACTGTACACAACGGCATCAATATGGTTGGTGCTCTTGGCGTCACCGGCATATGTCTTGTTGGGCATCTTTTCTCCAGTGTTTCTGGGGTTGTTTGGGGAAGAATTTGTTCCTGGAGCGCTGTCGTTGTCCATCCTGGCGTTGGGTATGGCGGTCACCTTCATGGCTGGCAATATTCATTCGCTGCTCATCATGAGTGGTAGGAGTGGATGGGCTGCTGCAAATAAAGCAATTGTGCTGGTCATCTGCGTTGTGGGAAACCTAGTGCTCATTCCTGCTTTCGGATTGCCGGGAGCAGCTCTGGTGTGGATGGTATGTCAAGTGCTTGATGCGTTACTGGCTGCCGTTGAAGTGCGGGTGTTTTTGGGAATCTCCATGCAGCCCCTTGAGGTATTGCGTCCATTAGCTGTCGTGTTAGCTGCCTTTGGGCTGCCAGCTTGTGCGGTGTTGGTCTTGTGGGGCAACACTTTGATGTCGTTGTGTGTGACGGGGGGTGGGGGTGTAGTCGTCTTCTTTGTTCTTTGTTGGAAGTTGCGTGAAGAGCTGCAGTTGGATGGCTTACTGGCTACGTTGCACGCTCAGCAAAACAGATAA